The DNA region CTGGTCTTCTTCGCCTCACAGCACCACACCAAGGAGACCTACGCGGCGGGCTACAAGCCCCCGGTGAAGGACCCGCTGGTGAAGGCACTGATGACGGGCACGCCACGGCAGTCGGTGACGTATGTGCGCGTCTCGGAGCAGGCGGTGAAGGTGCCCGCGGAGAAGGACGGCGGCGAGGTCGAGTTCCTCAACCGGATCGACGGGCTGACCTCGGTCAAGGGCGAGTGAGGCGCCGCACGCGCCGCGTCAGCGTGCCGGCCAGGCCGTTGTCTCCTCGCCCGCGTGCGCCGCGCATGCGTCGGTGAGCGCTTCCAGAAGGGTCAGCGGCTCGGGCAGGGTCGCCGGGGAGGACAGCGCACCGGTGCCGTCGACGGTCGCACCCGCACTCGTACCGGCCGCCTCTTCGTTGGCGTCCGCGTCCCCGTCCGCGGTGACCGCGTCAGATCCCGTCCCCGGCGGGCGCACCCAGCGCACCTCGGCGCTCTCGCCGGTCCCTGGCAGGGTCGCGGGCGGCACCAGCACATAGCTTCCGCGGCAGTGCCAGCGCAGGCCGGGGTGTTCGTCCATCGTCTCGGGGTGGCAGTCCAGCTCGCAGGGCCACCACTCGTCCTCGTCGTCGGGGGTGCCGCGGGTGGCGGTGAAGAACAGCATCCGGTCGCCGCCGGAGAGCGCCACGGGGCCCAGCGGTACGCCCTCAGACTCCAGCCGCTCCAGGGCCGCCCATCCCGCCGCGGCCGGTACGTCGAGCACGTCGTGGTCCCGTCCGGTGGCCGCGACGAAGTTCGCGTGGGGATGGCTCTGCGCCCAGCGTTCGATCTGCGCGGCGTCGGTGGTGGCCTGCGTCTGCCACCCGAAGGAGAGCGGGTGGCGCCCCGGCGTGGGGCATCCGATGCGTACGCATGAGCAGCCGTAACCCGAGGGGTGTGCGGCGGGTGCGAGGGGAAAGCCCGCGGCGGCGGCGGCCAGCAGCAGTGCGGTACGGACGCGGGCGGCTTCGGCTTGAGCGGCGGCGCTCCGGGAACTCGCCGTCCGGCCACCGGGGCCGCTCCGTGCGAAGTGACGCAGCCACCGGCCGAACCTGCTCTCGCGTTCCATCTACCGCCTCGCTCCGCAATTTTCGCGACCACAACCGTGGATCTCCGAGGGTACGCAGCACTGGACCCGCTCCGTGCCGAATCGGGGGATCGTGACTGACCCGTCGTCATACGGGTATCGGTCCCGGCCTCCGGGCATCTGACCGGCACGTACGCCTCACGGCCGGCGGCGTGCGGCCGCCGCGGCCCGTACACCCTCCTGCCGCACCGTCAGGGTCTCCGGGCGGCATGTTCCGTTCCACGGGCCTAGCTTGAGATCCATGGTCATGATCGCGGTCAGGGCCGTACGGGCCGTCCACGCCGTCCGGGCCCTCCTCTTCCCGCTGGTGCTGCTTGCGCCCTGCGCGGTCGTGCCGGGGTGCGCACCGGCGCCCGCCCGGATGCGGGGCACCGACGCGGTACGTGCGGCGGCGCTTCCCCGTACCGTCTACGCCGCGCACCGCGGAGGCGCCATGGAGGTGCCGGAGAACAGCATGGCCGGGCTGACGTCCGCCTACCGGCGCGGCTCCGCCGACGTACTCGACGTGGACGTGCGGAGGCTGCGCGACGGAACCCTCGTCGCGATACACGACGCGACGCTGGACCGTACGACCGATCACAAGGGCCCGGTCGCCGCGCTGACGCAGCGCCAGTGGCACCGCGTAAGGCTGCGCCCGGAACACGGACTGCCTGGCGCCTGGCGGCCGGAGCATCCGCCGACGGCGGCCGACGTGCTCGACCGCTTCGGCGGGCGGATCGTGCTGAACGTCGAGCTCAAGGACGGCGGCGGCCTCCGACGCCTCGCCGCGCTGATCCGCAAGCGTGGCCTCGCCGAGTCGGTGTACGTGCAGTCCAACGATCTGCGGCTGGCGGCGAAGGCACACCGCATGGGGCTGCTGACGTCGGTGTGGAGGTCGGTGGGTCAGGCACGCCGCGACCACCCGGAGCGCTGGCGCGGAACGGTCGACATGCTCAGCGTCGACCACCGCGCACGCGACGCGGACATCCGCAGGGCCGTCCGCTCGGGCGTACGCCGGGTCTGGTCGCACACGATCAGCACGCCCGCGCAGCGGGACCGGGTGCTGCGGCTGGGCTGTGACGGCGTGCTGACGGACGCTCCGCGCCTGCTGGCGCGTACGCCGCGGGAACCGCACCGGACACAGGCGGCGGAACCGGGAGAGCGCGGTCGCGATGCCCACAGGCCCGTCGGCGGGATGAGGCGAGAAAAGAAGAGTCGGCAAGGCCGCGAAGCGCGGAGAGGGCGGGGAGCGCGGCGGCCACAGCGGGACAAGGCGGACGCCCCGGGCGGCGTGCGGGACCGCTGAGCGAACATTCCGTTCACATCGCGGCGAAGACAGGCCCCCAGACCCCACCATGGGCGCAGCACAACGCGCGTCGACCCCGTAAGGAGCCTTCGTTGTACGGACCCGGCTACACCCCGCGCCGCTATCTGATGTGCCCACCGGCGCACTTCCGCGTGACGTACTCCATCAACCCCTGGATGGACCCCGACAAGCCCGTGGACATCCCGCTGGCGCTGGCCCAGTGGGAGGAGCTGCGCGACCGCTACCGTTCGCTCGGCCATACGGTCGAGGAACTCGAACCGGTCGAGGGCCTGCCCGACATGGTGTACGCGGCCAACGGCGCGACCGTCGTCGACGGCCGTGTGCTGGGTGCACGCTTCGCCCATCGGGAGCGCGCGGGAGAGGCGGCCGTGCACCGTGCCTGGTACCGGGCCAACGGCTTCGCCGACGTG from Streptomyces marispadix includes:
- a CDS encoding bifunctional DNA primase/polymerase encodes the protein MERESRFGRWLRHFARSGPGGRTASSRSAAAQAEAARVRTALLLAAAAAGFPLAPAAHPSGYGCSCVRIGCPTPGRHPLSFGWQTQATTDAAQIERWAQSHPHANFVAATGRDHDVLDVPAAAGWAALERLESEGVPLGPVALSGGDRMLFFTATRGTPDDEDEWWPCELDCHPETMDEHPGLRWHCRGSYVLVPPATLPGTGESAEVRWVRPPGTGSDAVTADGDADANEEAAGTSAGATVDGTGALSSPATLPEPLTLLEALTDACAAHAGEETTAWPAR
- a CDS encoding glycerophosphodiester phosphodiesterase; protein product: MVMIAVRAVRAVHAVRALLFPLVLLAPCAVVPGCAPAPARMRGTDAVRAAALPRTVYAAHRGGAMEVPENSMAGLTSAYRRGSADVLDVDVRRLRDGTLVAIHDATLDRTTDHKGPVAALTQRQWHRVRLRPEHGLPGAWRPEHPPTAADVLDRFGGRIVLNVELKDGGGLRRLAALIRKRGLAESVYVQSNDLRLAAKAHRMGLLTSVWRSVGQARRDHPERWRGTVDMLSVDHRARDADIRRAVRSGVRRVWSHTISTPAQRDRVLRLGCDGVLTDAPRLLARTPREPHRTQAAEPGERGRDAHRPVGGMRREKKSRQGREARRGRGARRPQRDKADAPGGVRDR